The following proteins are co-located in the Microcystis wesenbergii NRERC-220 genome:
- a CDS encoding glycoside hydrolase: MAYPLYVAFIWHQHQPLYKSSQTSSDASGQYRLPWVRLHGVKDYLDLILILERFPKLHQTVNLVPSLILQLEDYVNGLAIDPYLALTVTPEAQLTPAQKHFILEHFFDANHRTLIDPHPRYAQLYAQRQENGHSWCISHWNLQDYSDLLAWHNLAWIDPIFHSDPEIAAWLEQGKNFNLSDRQRIISKQRQILRRILPQHRLMQETGQLEIITSPYTHPILPLLANSEAGRVAVPNMTLPRQYFRYPEDISRHLQKAWQIYIDRFDKHPRGLWPSEQSVSPAILPAVAKQGFQWLCSDEGVLGWSLGHYFHRDEKGNISEPELLYRPYRLETSNGNLSMVFRDHRLSDLIGFSYSGMKAQEAATDLVKHLEAIAEQLKTNAETTTLEKPWLVTIALDGENCWENYHQDGLPFLENLYQLLSDHQAIELVTVSEYLDRFPASAKIPSNQLHSGSWIDANFTTWIGDPAKNKAWEYLILARQTLANHPEATEDNNPDAWEALYAAEGSDWFWWFGYGHSSNHDAIFDQLFREHLIALYQALNEPIPSYLLEPVEEHGDKQGNRPLAFIHPIIDGFGDEQDWDKAGRIEIGGASGTMHRTSLVQRLFFGWDHLNFYLRFDWKPGAELGKDIPPEVHLYWYYDEVHRLQSPIPLTDIPPRSPLDYGYHHHLGINLITEFTWLEFAQEYFTWQRVPSNAKASFNQCLEIAVPWEGLHIEPDDRLHLIAVLANQGQYYDFLPVEELIFLQRP; encoded by the coding sequence ATGGCCTATCCTCTCTACGTCGCTTTTATTTGGCATCAACACCAACCCCTCTACAAATCCTCTCAAACTAGCAGTGACGCTTCGGGACAATATCGCTTACCCTGGGTGCGACTGCATGGGGTGAAAGATTATCTCGATTTAATCCTGATTCTAGAACGTTTTCCCAAATTACACCAAACCGTCAACCTTGTCCCCTCTTTAATCCTGCAATTAGAGGATTACGTCAACGGACTAGCTATAGACCCCTATCTTGCCCTCACCGTCACCCCGGAAGCGCAGTTAACCCCAGCACAAAAACACTTTATCCTCGAACACTTTTTCGATGCTAACCATCGTACCCTGATCGATCCGCACCCCCGTTACGCCCAATTATACGCACAGCGTCAAGAAAACGGTCATAGTTGGTGTATTAGCCATTGGAATCTGCAAGATTATAGCGATCTCTTGGCTTGGCATAACCTCGCTTGGATCGATCCTATCTTTCACAGTGACCCGGAAATCGCAGCCTGGTTAGAACAGGGAAAAAATTTCAATTTAAGCGATCGCCAGCGAATTATCTCCAAACAGCGTCAAATTCTGCGTCGTATCTTGCCACAACACCGGTTAATGCAGGAAACCGGACAACTAGAAATCATTACCAGTCCCTACACCCATCCGATTTTACCCCTGCTGGCCAACTCGGAAGCCGGCCGGGTAGCAGTGCCGAATATGACCCTTCCTCGGCAATATTTCCGCTATCCTGAAGATATTTCGCGCCATCTCCAGAAAGCTTGGCAAATCTATATCGATCGCTTTGATAAACATCCTCGAGGACTTTGGCCCTCGGAACAATCCGTTAGTCCCGCGATTCTCCCCGCTGTCGCTAAACAGGGTTTTCAGTGGTTATGTTCCGATGAGGGGGTGTTAGGTTGGTCCCTGGGACATTACTTTCATCGCGACGAAAAAGGCAATATTAGCGAACCGGAATTGCTTTATCGTCCCTACCGTCTGGAAACTAGCAACGGCAATTTATCGATGGTTTTCCGCGATCATCGTCTCTCGGATCTGATCGGATTTAGCTATAGTGGCATGAAAGCGCAAGAGGCCGCTACAGACTTAGTTAAACACCTAGAAGCGATCGCCGAACAACTGAAAACCAACGCAGAAACCACGACCCTAGAAAAACCCTGGTTAGTTACCATTGCGCTAGATGGCGAAAACTGTTGGGAAAACTATCATCAAGACGGTTTACCCTTCCTAGAGAACCTTTATCAACTTTTAAGCGACCACCAAGCGATCGAATTAGTCACCGTCTCCGAATATCTCGATCGCTTTCCGGCTAGTGCAAAAATACCCAGCAATCAACTTCATAGCGGCTCTTGGATCGATGCCAATTTTACCACTTGGATCGGCGATCCCGCTAAAAATAAAGCTTGGGAATATCTAATTTTAGCCCGTCAAACCCTCGCTAATCACCCGGAAGCGACGGAAGATAATAACCCCGATGCGTGGGAAGCATTGTATGCAGCGGAAGGTTCCGATTGGTTTTGGTGGTTTGGTTATGGCCATTCTTCTAATCATGACGCAATTTTTGACCAACTTTTCCGCGAACACCTGATCGCTCTTTATCAAGCTTTAAATGAGCCAATTCCCTCCTATTTGCTCGAACCGGTGGAAGAACACGGGGATAAACAAGGTAATCGTCCACTGGCTTTTATTCACCCCATTATCGACGGTTTTGGTGACGAACAGGATTGGGATAAAGCCGGACGGATCGAAATTGGCGGCGCCAGTGGTACAATGCACCGGACTTCCTTAGTACAAAGGCTCTTTTTCGGTTGGGATCACCTCAATTTTTATCTGCGTTTCGATTGGAAACCGGGGGCAGAATTAGGCAAAGATATACCGCCTGAAGTGCATTTATATTGGTATTATGATGAAGTGCATCGTCTGCAAAGTCCAATTCCCCTAACAGATATTCCTCCTCGATCGCCCCTCGATTACGGTTATCATCATCATCTAGGAATAAATTTAATCACGGAATTTACTTGGTTAGAATTCGCTCAAGAATATTTTACTTGGCAGCGAGTTCCTAGTAATGCCAAAGCTTCTTTTAATCAATGTTTGGAGATTGCTGTCCCCTGGGAAGGATTACACATTGAACCCGATGATCGTCTCCATTTAATCGCAGTTTTAGCTAATCAAGGTCAATACTATGATTTCCTCCCCGTTGAAGAATTAATCTTCCTGCAAAGACCTTAA
- the folB gene encoding dihydroneopterin aldolase — translation MDTIHVTGIRAYGYTGYLAEEQVLGQWFEVDLSLEVDISIAGKSDAIEDTLDYRQAIEIVKHQIETGKFALVEKLATVIAEDILQLEGVRQVRVQLSKPAAPIPHFTGKITIDITRSR, via the coding sequence ATGGATACTATTCACGTTACAGGAATTCGTGCCTACGGTTACACAGGATATCTGGCCGAAGAACAGGTTTTAGGTCAATGGTTTGAGGTAGATTTATCCCTAGAAGTTGATATCAGCATTGCTGGCAAAAGTGACGCGATTGAAGATACCCTAGATTATCGACAGGCGATCGAAATTGTCAAACACCAGATTGAAACCGGCAAATTTGCCCTAGTGGAAAAATTGGCCACGGTTATCGCTGAGGATATCCTACAACTCGAGGGCGTGCGACAGGTAAGAGTACAATTATCGAAACCCGCCGCCCCAATACCCCATTTCACTGGTAAAATCACCATCGATATTACTAGATCTCGTTGA
- a CDS encoding type II toxin-antitoxin system death-on-curing family toxin: MIEEPKGLSSKAIRSIQDILIARTGGIAGILNPTLLESTIDKPKFFFQYEPESSIFKLAAAYGYGFLKNHCFCDGNKRMDLAAVSTFLRKNDYLLTASEVEAASFFLDLAGAIETYEDGFERLTDWIEKHAIKLERED, encoded by the coding sequence ATGATTGAGGAACCGAAAGGGTTATCAAGCAAGGCAATCCGATCAATTCAGGACATTTTAATCGCTCGAACTGGGGGGATTGCCGGGATTTTAAACCCTACCTTACTGGAATCGACCATCGATAAACCAAAATTCTTTTTCCAGTACGAACCCGAATCATCGATTTTTAAATTAGCGGCAGCTTACGGTTATGGTTTTCTCAAGAATCATTGCTTCTGCGACGGGAATAAACGTATGGATCTAGCTGCCGTTTCTACTTTTTTGCGAAAGAATGACTATCTTTTAACCGCCAGTGAGGTAGAAGCGGCAAGCTTTTTTCTTGATCTCGCTGGTGCTATTGAAACCTATGAAGATGGTTTCGAGAGATTGACCGATTGGATCGAAAAACACGCAATTAAGCTAGAGAGAGAGGATTAA
- a CDS encoding glycosyltransferase family 2 protein codes for MLSNQIPVKISVVVPLYNEEENIDALFRRLLAVLEALNTSYEIVCVNDGSRDNTLKNLLEYHQRYRQIKVVNLSRNFGKDIAMSAGIDYSQGMAVIPIDADLQDPPELIAEMIEKWQQGYDVVYASRRVRIGESWFKRLTAGGFYQVINKLSRVPIPPNTGDFRLIDRRVVESIKKMPERQRFMKGIFAWVGYKQTSILFDREPRYQGQTKWNYWKLWNFAIDGITSFSFLPLKVWTYVGFIIALVSLVYASFLILRTIILGIDVPGYASLMVAILFLGGIQLLTLGIIGEYIGRVYEEVKGRPLYLVRDCYGFENREQVTDKITQN; via the coding sequence ATGCTATCAAATCAAATACCGGTGAAAATATCTGTTGTTGTTCCTCTTTATAACGAAGAAGAAAACATCGATGCTCTCTTTAGGCGACTTTTAGCGGTTTTAGAGGCACTAAATACCAGTTATGAGATTGTTTGCGTCAATGATGGTAGTCGTGACAATACTCTCAAAAATCTCCTGGAATATCATCAACGTTACCGACAAATTAAAGTGGTTAATTTATCCCGTAATTTTGGTAAAGATATTGCCATGTCAGCAGGAATTGATTACAGTCAAGGGATGGCAGTAATTCCTATTGATGCTGATTTACAAGATCCCCCCGAATTAATTGCCGAAATGATCGAAAAATGGCAGCAGGGTTATGATGTGGTTTATGCGTCCCGTCGGGTTAGAATTGGCGAAAGTTGGTTTAAACGTTTAACCGCTGGGGGGTTCTATCAAGTCATTAATAAATTAAGTCGGGTTCCTATTCCCCCTAATACGGGAGATTTTCGTTTAATTGATCGCCGAGTGGTAGAATCAATTAAAAAGATGCCCGAACGTCAAAGATTTATGAAAGGAATATTTGCTTGGGTGGGATATAAACAGACATCAATTTTATTCGATCGAGAACCCCGGTATCAAGGACAAACTAAATGGAATTACTGGAAATTATGGAATTTTGCCATCGATGGTATTACCTCTTTTAGTTTTTTACCCCTGAAAGTCTGGACTTATGTAGGATTTATCATTGCACTTGTTAGTCTTGTTTATGCTAGTTTTTTAATTCTCAGGACTATTATTTTAGGAATCGATGTACCCGGATACGCTTCTCTGATGGTTGCTATCTTATTTTTAGGAGGAATTCAATTACTGACTCTTGGGATTATTGGCGAATATATTGGCAGGGTTTACGAAGAAGTAAAGGGCCGGCCACTTTATCTGGTTCGAGATTGTTATGGTTTTGAAAATAGGGAACAAGTTACTGATAAAATAACTCAAAATTAA
- a CDS encoding phycobiliprotein lyase, with translation MNTEVFQQFFAYCVGSWQTERTYHYLAAQEVERSRTEFLIQPLTREIKQKVLTDNNYADIADLESMPGFNLGFYTISEKGEEVRQNLNLLFVVKAENNGYLEGDYLRDRAYEEARPIISAFRFDSTTRELLMTTNYTRSVSVDSITLINPDLRIRKIINYQRPQQGEPLEKVLLVGFGVECKVS, from the coding sequence ATGAATACCGAAGTTTTTCAGCAATTTTTTGCCTATTGTGTCGGTAGTTGGCAAACGGAAAGAACCTATCATTATCTAGCTGCTCAAGAAGTGGAACGTTCCCGTACTGAATTCCTCATTCAACCCCTGACTAGGGAGATCAAACAGAAAGTTCTGACAGATAATAACTATGCTGATATTGCGGATTTAGAAAGTATGCCCGGGTTTAATTTAGGTTTCTATACCATCTCGGAAAAAGGGGAAGAAGTGCGACAGAATCTTAATCTTTTATTTGTGGTTAAAGCAGAAAATAACGGTTATTTAGAAGGGGATTATCTTCGTGATCGCGCCTACGAAGAAGCAAGACCAATTATCTCCGCTTTTCGCTTTGATTCCACCACCAGAGAGTTATTAATGACCACCAATTACACTCGCAGTGTTTCCGTGGATTCAATTACTTTAATCAATCCAGACCTGCGAATTCGCAAAATTATTAACTATCAACGTCCCCAGCAGGGGGAACCCTTAGAAAAAGTTCTCTTGGTGGGTTTTGGGGTTGAGTGTAAAGTCAGTTAA
- a CDS encoding glycosyltransferase family 2 protein, with protein sequence MPKVTVCIPTYNRADYLTYSINSVLRQTYEDFELIVCDDGSSDNTPEVVAAFQDSRIIYLRHPQNLGRSLNMRSGFTAARGEYFIKFDDDDGLTPEFLGKTVPILDQEKNVDFVCTDHWIIDKFGQKVTAATQENSAKWGKDRLQQGIITDLERQTFSYQSLQVGSTLFRYQSLADVDYMRPQADGCEDFDLLVRLALAGKQAYFLPELLMEYRFHGGQTSLKQAVHFLQAKLFCTESYQFNDLKLEEERVKKSAFLQESLGIKLIEKGENEAGRVLIAKASQLLGKSRRARLGLLLSYLPLNLRQLAFQGFRQLRPKDYAEQVRAV encoded by the coding sequence ATGCCGAAAGTAACTGTTTGTATTCCCACCTATAACCGCGCCGATTATCTCACCTATTCGATTAATAGTGTCTTGCGGCAGACTTATGAAGATTTTGAGTTAATTGTCTGTGATGATGGTTCTTCTGATAATACCCCAGAAGTGGTGGCGGCATTTCAGGATTCGAGAATAATTTATCTGCGTCATCCCCAAAATCTTGGCAGAAGTTTAAATATGCGATCGGGTTTTACGGCTGCTCGGGGAGAATATTTTATTAAATTCGATGATGATGATGGACTAACTCCCGAATTTTTAGGGAAAACTGTCCCTATTTTAGATCAAGAAAAAAACGTTGATTTTGTCTGTACCGATCACTGGATTATTGATAAATTTGGACAAAAAGTTACGGCGGCTACCCAAGAAAATTCAGCCAAATGGGGCAAAGACAGATTACAACAAGGGATTATTACCGATTTAGAAAGACAAACTTTTTCCTATCAAAGTTTACAGGTGGGTTCGACTCTTTTTCGTTATCAATCTTTAGCCGATGTGGATTATATGCGCCCTCAAGCGGATGGTTGTGAAGATTTTGATTTATTAGTGCGTTTAGCCTTAGCGGGAAAACAAGCTTATTTTCTGCCAGAATTATTAATGGAATATCGTTTTCATGGCGGTCAAACTAGCTTAAAACAAGCGGTTCACTTTTTGCAAGCAAAATTGTTTTGTACGGAAAGTTATCAATTTAATGATCTAAAATTAGAGGAAGAAAGAGTTAAAAAGTCGGCTTTTTTACAGGAATCTTTGGGAATAAAATTAATTGAAAAGGGAGAAAACGAAGCTGGGCGAGTTTTAATAGCAAAAGCCTCGCAATTGTTAGGAAAATCCCGACGGGCCAGACTGGGTTTACTGCTTTCCTATTTACCTCTAAACTTGAGACAATTGGCTTTTCAAGGTTTCCGTCAACTACGTCCTAAAGATTACGCCGAACAGGTCAGAGCCGTATAA
- a CDS encoding heavy metal-responsive transcriptional regulator, which yields MLKIGQLSLESGVSIKTIRYYEELGLIQSPERTEGQFRLFTPDTVHRLLFVKRLQSLGLSLQEIRECLVIHDHGELPCGDIQEKLIKHIAEIDRQVEQLLLLRQQLTETLQGWTDTPVKDDQFICPNLKV from the coding sequence ATGCTCAAAATCGGTCAACTTTCCCTAGAAAGTGGTGTTTCAATTAAAACAATCCGTTATTATGAGGAATTAGGACTAATTCAGTCCCCTGAGAGGACAGAGGGACAATTTCGCCTATTTACTCCCGATACTGTCCATCGCTTGCTATTTGTCAAGAGATTGCAATCTTTGGGTTTAAGTCTGCAAGAGATCCGCGAATGTTTAGTAATTCATGACCATGGTGAGTTACCCTGTGGAGATATTCAGGAAAAATTAATTAAACATATTGCTGAGATCGATCGACAAGTGGAACAATTGCTTTTATTGCGTCAACAATTAACCGAAACCCTGCAAGGATGGACGGATACACCTGTAAAAGACGATCAATTTATTTGCCCTAATCTCAAGGTTTAA
- a CDS encoding glycosyltransferase family 2 protein, protein MAPKIAGIICTHNRDHYLEGAIDSLLAQTCPDCEILVVDNASTDKTRQVVESRLGDGRLKYVYEPILGLSTARNRGAKETRAPILAYLDDDAIASPQWLQILLNAYENNQKLAVAGGKVTLIWPQGYSQPNWLSDELAGGLGAFDLGDNVVYISQADLTPRGVNYSIRRDFWEKIGGFDPNLGRIGKKLLSNEELYTTELALAQGWQVGYFPEALVEHNVAPERIDRQWFMRRSWWQGISEHYREEVAGKTGLAQFGRGGERLVRGLVKSVKFINDPAKSFDNLLYAYGQIGYLSEAAKAMLTPQK, encoded by the coding sequence ATGGCTCCTAAAATAGCAGGGATTATCTGTACCCACAACCGCGATCACTACCTAGAAGGAGCGATCGATAGTCTTTTGGCGCAAACTTGCCCAGATTGCGAGATTTTAGTGGTTGATAACGCATCCACCGATAAAACCCGTCAAGTGGTCGAGTCACGTCTGGGAGATGGGCGGCTAAAATACGTTTACGAACCTATTTTAGGGCTATCTACCGCCAGAAATCGCGGGGCGAAGGAAACTAGAGCGCCGATTTTAGCTTATTTGGATGACGATGCGATCGCTAGTCCTCAATGGTTGCAAATTCTGTTAAATGCCTACGAAAATAACCAAAAACTGGCAGTAGCTGGGGGAAAAGTCACCTTAATTTGGCCGCAAGGCTACAGTCAACCCAATTGGTTATCCGATGAGTTAGCAGGGGGTTTAGGGGCTTTCGATTTGGGCGACAATGTGGTATATATCAGCCAAGCGGATTTAACTCCGCGAGGGGTTAATTACTCAATCCGGCGGGATTTCTGGGAGAAGATTGGCGGTTTTGACCCTAATTTGGGAAGAATTGGCAAAAAACTTCTCTCTAACGAGGAATTATACACTACAGAACTGGCACTCGCCCAGGGATGGCAAGTGGGCTATTTTCCCGAGGCATTGGTGGAACACAATGTTGCCCCAGAAAGAATCGATCGTCAATGGTTTATGCGTCGCAGTTGGTGGCAAGGCATCAGCGAACACTACCGGGAAGAAGTGGCAGGAAAGACGGGATTGGCTCAATTTGGGCGAGGAGGTGAGCGTTTGGTGAGAGGATTGGTTAAATCTGTCAAATTTATCAATGATCCTGCTAAAAGCTTTGATAATCTTCTCTATGCCTATGGACAAATCGGTTATTTAAGCGAAGCCGCCAAGGCGATGTTAACCCCTCAAAAGTAA
- a CDS encoding antibiotic biosynthesis monooxygenase family protein, with the protein MPEFLDFLKHKYAYVAIGEFKPGCFSEAQKLYEKAVSTYSTGFQGAFLLQKPGTDEGIAVIIWDKIDDMEANKSEAHELLLKSMAPLFAKPPVTDFYEVCSEIEGSPI; encoded by the coding sequence ATGCCAGAATTTCTCGATTTTCTCAAACATAAATATGCCTATGTGGCTATTGGTGAATTTAAACCGGGGTGTTTTTCCGAGGCCCAAAAACTCTACGAAAAGGCCGTTTCCACCTATTCCACGGGATTCCAAGGGGCTTTTCTGTTGCAAAAACCCGGAACCGATGAAGGAATTGCCGTGATCATCTGGGATAAAATCGATGATATGGAGGCAAATAAAAGCGAAGCCCACGAATTATTGCTGAAATCCATGGCTCCTCTGTTTGCGAAACCGCCTGTCACCGATTTTTACGAAGTATGTAGCGAGATAGAAGGTTCCCCCATTTAG
- a CDS encoding AbrB/MazE/SpoVT family DNA-binding domain-containing protein, whose translation MTTLTLRKIGNSIGVILPKEVLSRLNVEEGDCIYITESANGYSISSFDPDFEETMKAFEDTYAQYRNAFKELAK comes from the coding sequence ATGACAACTTTAACACTCCGAAAAATCGGTAATTCTATAGGGGTGATCTTACCGAAAGAGGTTTTATCCAGGCTGAATGTAGAAGAAGGGGATTGTATTTATATAACTGAATCGGCAAACGGGTACAGCATTTCGAGCTTCGATCCCGATTTTGAGGAAACTATGAAAGCTTTTGAAGATACTTACGCTCAATACCGTAACGCATTCAAGGAACTTGCCAAATAA
- a CDS encoding NADPH-dependent FMN reductase, with product MIKIVGINGSLRSGSYSAMALEVAISRVGALGVETEIIDLRKLSLPFCNGGDDYSDYPDVAKMQQTVKSAAGLILATPEYHGSVSGVMKNALDLMSFEELSGKIAGLISVLGGQSNSNALNDLRIILRWVHAWVIPEQISLGQAWKVFNEEGEILDEKLSQRFDAFAESLVDNTRKLNEI from the coding sequence ATGATCAAAATCGTTGGTATTAATGGCAGTTTACGCAGCGGATCTTATAGTGCGATGGCGTTAGAAGTTGCTATCAGTCGAGTAGGGGCGTTAGGAGTAGAAACGGAGATAATTGACCTGAGAAAACTCTCTTTACCCTTCTGTAACGGGGGAGATGACTATTCTGACTATCCCGATGTGGCCAAAATGCAGCAAACGGTTAAATCGGCAGCGGGATTAATTTTGGCGACACCAGAATATCATGGCAGCGTAAGTGGCGTGATGAAGAATGCCCTAGATTTAATGAGTTTTGAGGAGTTATCGGGAAAGATTGCTGGGTTAATCAGTGTTTTAGGCGGCCAATCCAATAGTAACGCCCTAAATGATTTAAGAATCATTCTCCGTTGGGTTCATGCTTGGGTAATTCCCGAACAAATTAGCTTAGGACAAGCGTGGAAAGTCTTCAACGAAGAAGGAGAAATCCTTGACGAGAAGCTTTCCCAACGTTTTGACGCTTTTGCTGAAAGTTTAGTCGATAATACCCGTAAACTCAACGAGATCTAG
- a CDS encoding glycosyltransferase family 4 protein, with amino-acid sequence MNILMISSTFPYPPTRGGTQVRTFNLLKHLSKNHEITIMTRPNSDVSRTDIEALERFVKEVKVFPYSNSTHPSILGKINRFYDFIMQGTPPNVRQVYSADIQFWLDRAIDSQKFDVITCEHSVNEIFVRPHWQKKLKTVVNIHSLAYRTCKNQLEIGVSPNPIRDTLYLPLLERYERRFCQKFNAIVVTTSEDKQQMEELNINRPVIVIPNGVDLEMFPYRQRDPSGYQIIMTGGLDYSSNIDAVRFFSLEVFPILQQKYPEVTLILVGSNPAPSVIELTKNSQITVTGRVPSMAEYLHHATICVVAMRSGFGIKNKTLESMAAGVPVVASDRGLEGLTVEGNNVPLAALRANSIEEYCTAVSSLFESAELREKLSRNARKLIEDNYTWQQAAAKYEQVLIADIC; translated from the coding sequence ATGAATATCTTAATGATTAGTTCTACTTTTCCCTATCCCCCAACCAGAGGGGGAACTCAAGTTAGAACCTTCAATCTTTTAAAACACCTAAGTAAGAATCATGAAATCACGATCATGACTCGACCAAATTCGGATGTTAGTAGGACTGATATTGAAGCTTTGGAAAGATTTGTTAAGGAGGTAAAGGTATTTCCCTATTCCAATTCTACCCACCCTAGTATTTTAGGCAAAATAAATCGTTTTTATGATTTTATAATGCAAGGTACTCCTCCCAACGTTCGACAAGTATATAGTGCTGATATTCAATTTTGGCTTGATCGTGCCATTGATAGTCAAAAATTTGATGTTATTACTTGTGAGCATAGCGTCAATGAGATCTTTGTCCGCCCCCATTGGCAAAAAAAGCTTAAAACTGTAGTAAATATACATAGTTTAGCCTATAGAACCTGCAAAAATCAATTAGAAATAGGAGTCAGCCCTAATCCTATTCGAGATACATTGTATCTGCCACTTCTCGAACGTTATGAACGGAGATTTTGTCAGAAATTCAACGCTATAGTTGTCACCACTTCCGAAGACAAGCAACAGATGGAAGAGTTAAACATTAATCGCCCTGTTATTGTAATTCCCAACGGCGTTGACTTGGAAATGTTCCCCTATCGACAAAGGGATCCCAGTGGTTATCAAATCATTATGACGGGAGGCCTAGATTACAGTTCTAATATAGACGCAGTACGCTTTTTTAGCTTAGAAGTTTTCCCTATTTTACAACAAAAATATCCTGAGGTTACTCTGATACTCGTTGGCTCCAATCCTGCTCCATCGGTGATAGAATTGACAAAAAATTCTCAAATCACTGTCACGGGTCGAGTTCCATCTATGGCCGAGTATCTTCATCATGCTACTATTTGTGTTGTGGCAATGCGTTCGGGTTTTGGGATTAAAAATAAAACCCTAGAATCTATGGCTGCGGGGGTGCCGGTGGTGGCCAGCGATCGAGGTTTAGAAGGGTTAACAGTGGAGGGAAATAATGTTCCTTTAGCAGCCTTAAGGGCTAATAGTATTGAGGAATATTGTACGGCGGTTAGTAGTCTTTTTGAATCGGCAGAGTTGCGAGAAAAATTATCTAGAAATGCTCGCAAATTAATCGAAGATAATTATACTTGGCAGCAAGCGGCAGCTAAGTATGAACAAGTTTTGATTGCTGATATTTGTTAG
- a CDS encoding GDP-mannose 4,6-dehydratase, translated as MGKKALICGISGQDGAYLAELLLKAGYTVCGTSRDAQMSSFSNLKRLGIKEQVKLESMALNDFRSVLQVLIKIQPDEVYNLAGQSSVGLSFEQPVETLESIATGTLNLLEAIRFTGAKIKLYNAGSSECFGDIGDNSADENTPFRPRSPYAVAKSAAFWEVANYREAYGIFACSGILFNHESPLRPERFVTQKIIAAVARIVQGSPETLHLGNMDIQRDWGWAPEYVEAMYLMLQQEQPDDYVIATGESSKLEDFVATAFATVGLNWPDHVISDRSLLRPTDLAISRGNPRKAKEKLGWQARYKMTDIVRMMVENRLEK; from the coding sequence ATGGGTAAAAAAGCGTTAATTTGTGGTATATCGGGGCAGGATGGAGCCTACCTAGCCGAATTACTGTTAAAAGCAGGCTATACAGTTTGTGGCACCTCCCGGGATGCCCAAATGTCCTCTTTTAGCAACCTGAAACGTTTGGGAATCAAGGAACAGGTAAAACTAGAATCAATGGCACTAAATGACTTTCGCAGTGTCCTACAGGTGTTAATTAAAATTCAGCCGGATGAGGTCTATAATTTGGCTGGACAAAGTTCTGTGGGTTTATCCTTCGAGCAGCCAGTGGAAACCTTAGAAAGTATTGCCACGGGAACCTTAAATCTCTTAGAAGCAATTCGATTTACCGGAGCAAAAATTAAATTATATAATGCCGGATCGAGTGAATGTTTCGGGGATATCGGCGATAATTCTGCCGATGAGAATACCCCTTTTCGTCCTCGCAGTCCCTACGCTGTTGCCAAATCGGCGGCTTTTTGGGAAGTAGCTAATTATCGAGAAGCCTACGGAATTTTTGCCTGTTCAGGCATACTTTTTAATCATGAGTCTCCCCTCCGTCCCGAGCGCTTTGTTACCCAAAAAATTATCGCTGCCGTGGCTAGAATTGTTCAGGGAAGTCCTGAAACTTTGCACTTAGGAAATATGGATATTCAAAGGGATTGGGGTTGGGCGCCGGAGTACGTTGAAGCGATGTATTTAATGCTGCAACAGGAGCAACCCGATGATTACGTCATTGCCACGGGAGAAAGTTCAAAACTGGAGGATTTTGTCGCCACAGCTTTTGCGACTGTTGGTTTAAATTGGCCAGATCATGTAATTTCTGATCGAAGTTTATTAAGACCAACAGATTTAGCTATTAGTCGCGGCAATCCCCGCAAAGCTAAGGAAAAATTAGGTTGGCAAGCACGATACAAAATGACTGATATTGTGCGTATGATGGTAGAAAATCGTTTAGAGAAATAG